The following coding sequences lie in one Arachis ipaensis cultivar K30076 chromosome B05, Araip1.1, whole genome shotgun sequence genomic window:
- the LOC107640192 gene encoding uncharacterized protein LOC107640192, whose protein sequence is MAWIMSSLLTLQIEQIPLLPNRESLICSGGSNRNANTIATAAGSSSRPAVASSSVPVYEAAVQPAASPSFAVDLAGNVGDEVGYEEHHPTEVQCPPPAGVGEGLCDDPDDDEVEPDIIADESGDDVGASDPIRPTGGSSSGTNQYPPHFSSLDLDAMRQDEHLGQLARFGARDTEGSAGMTKFQVGQQFQDKDEALLSVKRYSIRRGVQYKVVESDYRRYVRKCSEFGNGCTWLIRLSLRQCKGIWEVKRYNGPHTCLATSISSDHRSLDYHVIATFIMPMVRADASVNIKVLLNATAAHFGFRPTYRRVWMAKQKAVVIIYGDWDESYNELPRWVLGVQLTMPGTVAVLRTCPVRDGNSNILPVTFALVEGENTESWSFFLSHLRQHVTPQPGLLVISDRHNGIKAALEAPDGGWLPPSAYRAFSIRHVAANFALTFKGKDARRLLVNAAYAKTEVEFDYWFDILRSENPAMCDWANRIEYSLWTQYCDEGRRFGHMTTNISECVNSILKGVRNLPVCSLVKATYGRLAELFVRKGRKAEAQMGTGQQFSQYLVKCIEANLKTARCFTVTVYDRDNSEYTVAETTPTGSFSLGTYRVSLGSQTCDCRYFQALHFPCPHALACCAYSRLTWQPYVHQVYRLSSVFGVYQMGFTPPIPEGFWPPYVGPTVIPDPNMRRAKEGRPRSTRIRTNMDDADPNRLKRCGLCRQPGHSRRSCPQAGRHTGTVGIE, encoded by the exons ATGGCGTGGATAATGTCCTCCTTACTAACATTGCAAATTGAGCAGATTCCACTACTCCCAAATAGAGAATCTCTCATTTG CTCTGGTGGGTCGAACCGGAATGCCAACACTATAGCCACGGCGGCCGGTTCGAGCTCGAGACCTGCGGTTGCTTCTTCCTCCGTTCCAGTGTATGAGGCAGCGGTCCAGCCTGCCGCCTCCCCATCGTTTGCTGTTGATCTCGCCGGCAATGTTGGAGACGAGGTTGGATATGAGGAACATCATCCGACTGAAGTACAGTGTCCTCCACCGGCTGGTGTTGGCGAGGGATTGTGTGATGATCCAGATGATGATGAAGTCGAGCCGGATATTATCGCTGATGAAAGCGGCGATGATGTTGGAGCGAGTGATCCGATAAGGCCTACTGGTGGTTCTAGTTCTGGCACAAATCAGTACCCACCCCATTTTTCATCTTTGGAtctggatgccatgaggcaggacGAACATCTTGGGCAGCTAGCTAGATTTGGCGCTAGAGATACCGAAGGGTCTGCCGGTATGACAAAGTTCCAGGTTGGTCAACAATtccaggataaagatgaggcgcTGTTGAGTGTCAAGAGGTACAGCATCcgccgaggggtacagtacaaggtagttgAGTCTGACTATCGCCGGTACGTGAgaaagtgttctgagtttggaaatgggtgcacatggttgattaggCTGAGCCTCCGACAATGCAAGGGCATCTGGGAAGTCAAGCGGTACAACGGGCCGCATACCTGTCTCGCCACCTCCATCTCCAGCGACCATAGGAGCTTGGACTACCACGTGATAGCGACATTCatcatgccaatggttagggctgacgcATCCGTCAACATCAAGGTGCTTCTAAATGCAACGGCAGCACACTTTGGCTTCAGGCCTACATACCGGAGGGtgtggatggcgaagcagaaggcggTCGTAATCATCTACGGGgactgggatgagtcgtacaacgagctccCTCGGTGGGTCTTAGGAGTTCAGTTGACTATGCCTGGCACTGTAGCAGTCCTCAGGACCTGTCCTGTTCGA gacgggaattCCAACATACTCCCTGTAACATTCGCACTAGTTGAGGGTGAGAATACTGAGTCAtggtccttctttctctcccacctccGTCAGCACGTGACACCTCAGCCAGGTCTGTTAGTTATTTCAGataggcataacggcatcaaggcagCACTTGAGGCACCTGATGGGGGATGGCTACCTCCGTCTGCATACCGGGCATTCTCCATTCGACACGTTGCAGCGAATTTCGCTCTCACATTCAAGGGCAAAGATGCCCGGAGGCTTCTTGTGAACGCCGCATATGCGAAGACCGAGGTGGAGTTTGACTACTGGTTTGACATCCTGCGCTCTGAGAATCCGGCAATGTGTGACTGGGCGAACCGAATTGAGTACTCGTTGTGGACACAGTACTGTGATGAGGGTCGGAGATTCGGGCACATGACGACAAATATATCAGAGTGTGTCAATTCAATCCTTAAGGGGGTAAGGAACCTCCCCGTGTGCTCGCTAGTGAAAGCCACATACGGAAGGCTGGCTGAGCTATTTGTCCGTAAGGGGAGGAAGGCCGAGGCTCAGATGGGtaccggacaacaattcagtcaatACCTAGTAAAGTGTATCGAGGCCAACCTGAAGACAgccaggtgcttcacggtgactgtTTATGATAGGGATAACTCGGAGTACACCGTGGCAGAGACGACGCCAACAGGTTCATTCTCACTTGGTACCTACAGGGTCTCACTGGGGTCTCAGACATGTGATTGTAGATACTTCCAAGCACTTCATTTCCCGTGTCCTCACGCATTAGCATGCTGTGCTTATTCACGTCTTACTTGGCAGCCTTACGTCCACCAGGTCTATCGCCTTAGTTCCGTTTTCGGTGTCTACCAGATGGGATTTACACCTCCCATTCCggagggtttctggccacccTATGTCGGGCCTACCGTTATACCGGATCCGAACATGAGGCGTGCGAAGGAGGGTCGTCCAAGGTCCACACGCATTCGCACCAACATGGATGATGCAgatccaaaccggctaaagagaTGCGGCCTCTGCAGGCAGCCAGGACACAGTCGTCGGAGTTGTCCTCAAGCCGGACGACACACCGGGACAGTTGGGATTGAGTAG
- the LOC107640193 gene encoding protein MAIN-LIKE 1-like codes for MGDDPGRLYRLDGVAHIAGVINDEPRRCISSVRRQQGMRLDERYVPYLQMAGLYHLARLNDRWFQLDEPLVSAFVERWRPETHTFHMPFGECTITLQDVAYQLGLPVDGHYVSGCLTDFHLYIEGGRPAWQWFHELLGVLPPENQVQKFAVNCTWFQETFGECPEGADEETVRRFVRAYMMMLLGMQLFADKSGNRIHIRWLPYVARLEEMGGYSWGSVALAWLYRCMCRVANRHVVKLAGPLQLLQSWIFWRFPTFRPTGHDAFSWPLASRYRYCFVLCMPVVYIFDYASSFMHCIVTHDCNKMFNFLHRWSGYNPGISNKGPRVQMARLKIDLLQPRDFIWMPYSALDVIQVVHPEVLEPRHTMLWRCVTSLIYFAVVEWHQVNRVLPQFGGVQPPPRPALNIDFLMSKDGRGGDRWFPSHLPDWHLHWQERADHILQFDIVPDPGPSHEFLSWWHQHGKRFLSPEMLLGDPRGIPIPEEATQRGAGRVPEMDRVDDVPDRRRIERRARVGTRCSQREVDWLEQAMDDGDDAGGA; via the exons ATGGGGGACGATCCTGGGAGGCTTTATCGTTTGGATGGAGTTGCTCATATCGCCGGGgtgatcaacgacgag CCTCGGCGTTGCATATCCAGCGTTAGGCGGCAGCAGGGGATGCGTCTTGATGAGAggtacgttccgtacttgcagatggccggcTTGTACCATCTTGCGAGACTGAACGACAGATGGTTTCAACTAGACGAGCCCCTAGTCAGTGCATTCGTCGAGAGGTGGCGGCCTGAGACGCACACCTTCcacatgccgttcggagagtgcaccatCACGCTTCAGGACGTCGCATACCAGCTGGGGTTGCCAGTTGACGGACATTACGTCAGTGGTTGTCTGACAGACTTCCACCTTTACATTGAGGGTGGGAGGCCTGCCTGGCAGTGGTTCCATGAGTTACTTGGTGTTTTACCTCCCGAGAACCAAGTTCAGAAATTCGCAGTGAACTGCACCTGGTTCCAGGAGACATTTGGAGAGTGTCCCGAGGGGGCGGACGAGGAGACAGTTAGGCGCTTTGTCCGTGCCTACATGATGATGTTACTGGGCATGCAGCTGTTTGCCGATAAGTCCGGCAATCGTATACACATCAGATGGCTACCATATGTCGCTCGGCTTGAGGAGATGGGTGGCTACAGTTGGGGGTCGGTGGCACTAGcgtggttgtaccggtgcatgtgccgggTCGCCAATAGACATGTCGTGAAGTTAGCTGGGCCTTTACAGTTATTGCAGTCTTGGATCTTCTGGAGGTTTCCTACTTTTAGGCCTACTGGGCATGATGCGTTTAGCTGGCCCCTTGCCTCGAGGTACCGATATTGTTTTGTATTATGTATGCCTGTTGTATATATTTTCGATTATGCAAGCAGTTTCATGCATTGTATAGTGACTCATGATTGCAATAAAATGTTTAACTTCTTACACAGATGGTCTGGTTACAATCCTGGGATTAGCAACAAGGGACCCCGCGTACAGATGGCTCGCCTGAAGATCGACTTGTTACAGCCTCGGGAT TTCATATGGATGCCCTATAGCGCACTCGACGTCATCCAGGTTGTCCATCCGGAGGTCTTGGAGCCTCGGCATACGATGTTATGGCGGTGTGTGACGTCCCTGATTTACTTTGCGGTGGTCGAGTGGCATCAGGTTAATAGAGTGTTACCGCAATTTGGTGGCGTTCAGCCCCCACCGCGacccgccctgaacatcgacttctTGATGTCGAAGGACGGGAGAGGAGGTGACCGTTGGTTCCCGTCGCACTTACCTGACTGGCATCTTCACTGGCAGGAGCGTGCGGATCACATTTTACAGTTCGACATCGTGCCCGATCCCGGCCCCTCCCATGAGTTCTTGTCATGGTGGCATCAGCACGGAAAGAGGTTCCTTTCACCGGAGATGCTCTTGGGGGATCCGAGAGGTATTCCTATTCCGGAGGAGGCTACGCAGAGGGGTGCAGGCCGAGTTCCAGAGATGGATCGAGTCGATGATGTTCCTGACAGACGTCGTATTGAGAGGAGAGCCCGAGTCGGGACACGTTGTAGCCAGCGTGAGGTAGATTGGTTGGAGCAAGCTATGGATGACGGTGACGACGCAGGGGGGGCATGA
- the LOC107642999 gene encoding probable sodium/metabolite cotransporter BASS5, chloroplastic isoform X2, whose protein sequence is MNSISLKQLHTVSSPCPIHTSRLKPVLLRCVSNPFSTPLHSHLPTPRQRPSIFHSFHFTDRNPNLRLPCAPLHSSDSLVPDPSHLPQAVKPDSVPIGDILKRANSFLPHVVLGSTLLALIFPPSFTWFTTRYYAPALGFLMFAVGVNSSEKDFLEAFNRPVEIVVGYVGQFVMKPLLGYLFSLISVTVFGLPTPIGAGIALVSCVSGAQLSNYATFLTDPQMAPLSIVMTSLSTASAVFVTPLLSLLLIGKRLPVDVKGMVFSITQIVVAPIALGLLLNRFLPRICNAIRPFLPPLSVFVTALCVGAPLAINIEAVKSPFGASILLLVVGFHLAAFVVGYILSGFVFHDSPDVKALQRTISFETGTSFLYIISSSXXFDDQLVSVPPAISTVIMSLMGFSLVMIWAKRKE, encoded by the exons ATGAATTCAATTTCGTTGAAGCAATTGCATACTGTGAGCTCCCCTTGTCCCATTCATACTTCAAGGCTAAAACCAGTTCTACTGCGATGCGTCTCCAATCCATTCTCCACTCCTCTCCACTCTCATCTACCGACTCCACGTCAACGTCCCTCCATCTTCCACTCCTTTCACTTTACAGATCGGAACCCCAATCTTCGTCTTCCATGCGCACCTCTTCACTCCTCCGATTCGCTTGTACCCGATCCCTCTCACCTGCCTCAG GCAGTGAAGCCAGATTCAGTGCCTATTGGGGACATTCTGAAGCGGGCGAATTCATTCCTTCCTCATGTAGTCCTTGGCAGCACGCTGCTAGCTCTAATATTCCCACCTTCATTTACCTGGTTTACCACCAG ATACTATGCACCTGCACTAGGGTTTTTGATGTTTGCAGTGGGGGTAAATTCAAGTGAAAAGGACTTCCTTGAAGCTTTTAACAGGCCAGTAGAAATTGTAGTTGGTTATGTTGGCCAGTTTGTCATGAAGCCCCTTCTAGGGTATCTGTTTTCCCTAATTTCTGTAACTGTATTTGGTCTACCAACACCTATAG GCGCAGGAATTGCATTGGTGTCTTGTGTTAGTGGAGCGCAGCTCTCGAATTATGCTACTTTCCTCACCGATCCACAGATGGCGCCATTAAGCATAGTTATGACATCCCTGTCTACTGCATCTGCGGTTTTTGTGACGCCCCTGTTATCACTTTTGCTCATTGGAAAGAGACTGCCTGTAGATGTAAAAGGAATGGTGTTTAGCATTACACAGATTGTGGTGGCTCCTATTGCTCTTGGCCTGCTTCTAAACCG CTTCCTTCCTCGTATCTGTAATGCTATTCGACCGTTTTTACCTCCACTGTCAGTATTTGTGACGGCTCTCTGTGTTGGAGCTCCTCTTGCAATTAACATTGAGGCTGTTAAATCCCCATTTGGAGCTTCTATCTTGTTGCTTGTTGTTGGTTTTCATTTGGCTGCATTTGTAGTTGGTTATATCTTAAGTGGATTTGTCTTCCATGATTCTCCTGATGTAAAGGCATTGCAGCGAACAATTTCCTTTGAGACAGGTACGAGTTTTCTCTATATTATTTCATCAAGT NNNNNNTTCGATGATCAACTAGTCAGTGTGCCTCCTGCAATTTCT ACTGTAATAATGTCTTTGATGGGATTTTCTCTTGTGATGATTTGGGCCAAGAGGAAAGAGTAA
- the LOC107642999 gene encoding probable sodium/metabolite cotransporter BASS5, chloroplastic isoform X1 yields the protein MNSISLKQLHTVSSPCPIHTSRLKPVLLRCVSNPFSTPLHSHLPTPRQRPSIFHSFHFTDRNPNLRLPCAPLHSSDSLVPDPSHLPQAVKPDSVPIGDILKRANSFLPHVVLGSTLLALIFPPSFTWFTTRYYAPALGFLMFAVGVNSSEKDFLEAFNRPVEIVVGYVGQFVMKPLLGYLFSLISVTVFGLPTPIGAGIALVSCVSGAQLSNYATFLTDPQMAPLSIVMTSLSTASAVFVTPLLSLLLIGKRLPVDVKGMVFSITQIVVAPIALGLLLNRFLPRICNAIRPFLPPLSVFVTALCVGAPLAINIEAVKSPFGASILLLVVGFHLAAFVVGYILSGFVFHDSPDVKALQRTISFETGTSFLYIISSMIN from the exons ATGAATTCAATTTCGTTGAAGCAATTGCATACTGTGAGCTCCCCTTGTCCCATTCATACTTCAAGGCTAAAACCAGTTCTACTGCGATGCGTCTCCAATCCATTCTCCACTCCTCTCCACTCTCATCTACCGACTCCACGTCAACGTCCCTCCATCTTCCACTCCTTTCACTTTACAGATCGGAACCCCAATCTTCGTCTTCCATGCGCACCTCTTCACTCCTCCGATTCGCTTGTACCCGATCCCTCTCACCTGCCTCAG GCAGTGAAGCCAGATTCAGTGCCTATTGGGGACATTCTGAAGCGGGCGAATTCATTCCTTCCTCATGTAGTCCTTGGCAGCACGCTGCTAGCTCTAATATTCCCACCTTCATTTACCTGGTTTACCACCAG ATACTATGCACCTGCACTAGGGTTTTTGATGTTTGCAGTGGGGGTAAATTCAAGTGAAAAGGACTTCCTTGAAGCTTTTAACAGGCCAGTAGAAATTGTAGTTGGTTATGTTGGCCAGTTTGTCATGAAGCCCCTTCTAGGGTATCTGTTTTCCCTAATTTCTGTAACTGTATTTGGTCTACCAACACCTATAG GCGCAGGAATTGCATTGGTGTCTTGTGTTAGTGGAGCGCAGCTCTCGAATTATGCTACTTTCCTCACCGATCCACAGATGGCGCCATTAAGCATAGTTATGACATCCCTGTCTACTGCATCTGCGGTTTTTGTGACGCCCCTGTTATCACTTTTGCTCATTGGAAAGAGACTGCCTGTAGATGTAAAAGGAATGGTGTTTAGCATTACACAGATTGTGGTGGCTCCTATTGCTCTTGGCCTGCTTCTAAACCG CTTCCTTCCTCGTATCTGTAATGCTATTCGACCGTTTTTACCTCCACTGTCAGTATTTGTGACGGCTCTCTGTGTTGGAGCTCCTCTTGCAATTAACATTGAGGCTGTTAAATCCCCATTTGGAGCTTCTATCTTGTTGCTTGTTGTTGGTTTTCATTTGGCTGCATTTGTAGTTGGTTATATCTTAAGTGGATTTGTCTTCCATGATTCTCCTGATGTAAAGGCATTGCAGCGAACAATTTCCTTTGAGACAGGTACGAGTTTTCTCTATATTATTTC TTCGATGATCAACTAG
- the LOC107640194 gene encoding uncharacterized protein LOC107640194 isoform X2, whose protein sequence is MSVASLYSGRGWCSAEIPVPWRSRSSCSEIRKLLKCEIMGKVECESNILKSVGVVGVGVTVLQFVSYVEPALSLPLQLHEPPLASLCMPTWAVHVSSVAEWIIAMALSWQKGEKSGHQAWKGLSWGMVLLLGGALRAYT, encoded by the exons ATGTCGGTGGCAAGCTTGTACTCAGGAAGAGGTTGGTGTAGTGCGGAAATTCCTGTTCCGTGGAGGTCAAGATCCAGTTGCAGTGAAATTAGAAAGCTTTTGAAATGTGAGATAATGGGAAAGGTTGAATGTGAAAGCAATATATTGAAATCGGTTGGTGTAGTTGGAGTTGGAGTAACTGTGTTGCAGTTTGTGAGCTATGTAGAACCCGCGTTGTCTCTGCCGTTGCAGCTCCATGAACCACCGTTGGCCTCTCTTTGCATGCCCACGTGGGCCGTTCACGTCTCCAGCGTCGCTGAATG GATTATAGCCATGGCTTTGTCCTGGCAAAAAGGCGAAAAATCCGGTCATCAAGCTTGGAAGGGCCTCTCTTGGGGTATG GTACTTCTTCTTGGTGGAGCACTTCGTGCATATACATGA
- the LOC107640194 gene encoding uncharacterized protein LOC107640194 isoform X1: MMFFNGANNEPVLCRAFPTYLDGATLLWFSKLSAGSISSFEELAKSFIDYFAASRIYVHRSDYLGTIKQGQHESLKNYMTRFSEATMEIQDLDPAVHLHALKAGLRPGKFWKTIAITKPKTLEEFRERAAGQIEIEELREAQKPERQPQRRDEEKAFRSPGNKDTKRPFKLTPKYNTYTRFNTKRENIIKEILNAKIVKPPARAGNYQDQRFVDRSKHCAFNQKFGHTTDDCVVAKDLLERLAHQRLLGKYVEGQKARGTNSDRNEHKQAVTDKNNKEHTASDPPRGIISHI; this comes from the coding sequence ATGATGTTTTTTAACGGCGCTAACAACGAGCCCGTGCTTTGCCGAGCTTTTCCTACCTATCTTGATGGTGCTACATTACTGTGGTTTTCTAAACTGTCTGCAGGTTCAATTTCCTCCTTTGAGGAGCTGGCAAAATCCTTTATTGACTATTTTGCTGCATCAAGAATTTATGTCCACAGATCAGACTACCTAGGCACAATCAAGCAAGGCCAACATGAGAGTTTAAAGAACTACATGACCAGGTTCTCCGAGGCCACTATGGAGATCCAAGATTTGGATCCTGCTGTCCACCTGCATGCCCTCAAGGCCGGCCTCCGACCAGGCAAATTCTGGAAAACCATTGCGATAACAAAACCAAAAACACTGGAGGAGTTCCGAGAAAGGGCTGCAGGtcaaattgagattgaagagctccgaGAGGCCCAAAAGCCGGAGAGACAACCTCAGCGGAGGGATGAGGAAAAAGCTTTCAGATCACCAGGCAACAAGGATACAAAGAGGCCCTTCAAGCTCACACCAAAATATAACACGTATACCAGATTCAATACCAAGAGAGAGAACATCATAAAAGAGATTCTGAATGCCAAAATCGTGAAGCCACCAGCCCGAGCAGGGAACTACCAAGACCAAAGGTTCGTGGATAGAAGCAAGCACTGCGCCTTCAACCAGAAGTTTGGCCATACCACAGACGACTGCGTCGTTGCAAAAGACCTGCTCGAAAGACTGGCACACCAAAGGCTCTTAGGCAAATATGTCGAAGGTCAAAAAGCCAGAGGTACAAACTCGGACAGGAACGAACACAAACAAGCAGTAACAGATAAGAACAACAAAGAACATACAGCTTCTGATCCGCCAAGAGGAATCATCAGCCACATATGA